One Deltaproteobacteria bacterium genomic region harbors:
- the gatC gene encoding Asp-tRNA(Asn)/Glu-tRNA(Gln) amidotransferase subunit GatC → MNITRETVLYVARLARLRLREDEVPRMQRDLDAILDYVATLRELDTTGVAPTTHVLEIETPLRADEVRRVLPVAEVVRNAPEHDESAMIVPKVLE, encoded by the coding sequence ATGAACATCACCCGCGAGACGGTGCTCTACGTCGCCCGCCTGGCGCGACTGCGGCTTCGGGAAGACGAGGTGCCGCGGATGCAGCGCGACCTGGACGCGATCCTCGACTACGTGGCGACGCTTCGCGAGCTCGACACGACCGGCGTTGCGCCCACGACGCACGTGCTGGAGATCGAGACGCCGCTGCGCGCCGACGAGGTGCGGCGAGTGCTGCCGGTCGCCGAGGTGGTCCGGAACGCTCCGGAGCACGACGAGAGCGCGATGATCGTGCCGAAGGTGCTGGAGTGA
- the mutM gene encoding bifunctional DNA-formamidopyrimidine glycosylase/DNA-(apurinic or apyrimidinic site) lyase, with protein sequence MPELPEVEVTRRKLAPSLVGRRIAKVHTTRASYFFLTPPARLARELPGAKLVGLERIGKYLLVGLDDGRRLLLHLGMSGQLVTAGASSVRLLSASKRASLAPEEQTRFRPDAHTHLRLEFDDGGPELLFRDVRKFGKVRLLEKGASDPRLDRLGVDALDVTGARLFEATRGRRVAVKSVLLAQDVIAGVGNIYADEALFAAGIRPRRPAGRLTRIECDALARAIRKVLLRSIETGGSSISDYLAPDGADGAYQDERRVYARGGEPCLVCGTPIRRVVICARSSHYCPRCQR encoded by the coding sequence ATGCCGGAGCTCCCCGAGGTCGAGGTCACGCGCCGCAAGCTCGCGCCCTCTCTCGTCGGCAGGCGGATCGCGAAGGTGCACACGACGCGCGCGAGCTACTTCTTCCTCACGCCGCCGGCGCGGCTCGCAAGAGAGCTCCCCGGCGCGAAGCTGGTCGGACTGGAGCGGATCGGGAAGTACCTGCTGGTCGGCCTGGACGACGGGCGGCGGCTGCTTCTGCACCTGGGCATGTCCGGTCAGCTCGTAACCGCAGGCGCAAGCTCGGTCCGTCTGCTCTCCGCCTCGAAGCGCGCGTCGCTCGCACCCGAAGAGCAGACGCGCTTCCGCCCCGACGCTCACACGCACCTTCGCCTCGAGTTCGACGACGGCGGCCCGGAGCTGCTCTTCCGCGACGTGCGCAAGTTCGGAAAGGTCCGGCTGCTGGAGAAGGGGGCCAGCGACCCGCGCCTCGATCGGCTCGGCGTGGACGCGCTGGACGTCACCGGCGCGCGGCTCTTCGAGGCGACACGGGGGCGTCGCGTGGCGGTGAAGAGCGTGCTGCTCGCGCAGGATGTGATCGCGGGCGTCGGCAACATCTACGCCGACGAGGCGCTCTTCGCGGCGGGAATCCGGCCGCGCCGTCCGGCGGGTCGACTCACCCGGATCGAGTGCGACGCGCTCGCGCGCGCGATTCGCAAGGTACTGCTGCGCTCGATCGAGACCGGCGGATCGTCGATCAGCGACTACCTCGCGCCCGATGGCGCGGACGGCGCCTATCAGGACGAGCGCCGCGTCTACGCCCGCGGCGGCGAGCCCTGCCTCGTCTGCGGCACCCCGATCCGGCGCGTCGTGATCTGCGCTCGGAGCAGCCATTACTGCCCACGCTGCCAGCGCTGA
- the thiI gene encoding tRNA 4-thiouridine(8) synthase ThiI, which yields MIPQLKLVVHYAEVGLKGRNRPRFEKTLCENLVRALAPLGRARARRLYGRILLEAPEGAELAAIAARLERVFGVAYFSVATTFEPTREAITAAVDAYVGSRSFTSFGVRVRRIDKALPFRSNELAGELGARIAGKTGARVDLTSPELWVDLHLLHGEAILLHERIAGPGGLPVGCSGRALALVSGGIDSPVAAWLLAKRGCQLSFVHFHSAPWTSDASQRKVRDALTHLAAWTGPADLFMVPFAELQQTIVRDAPAEPRIVLYRRFMVRIAEAIAERVGALALVTGDSVGQVSSQTLANLDTINRAATLPVLRPLVGSDKGEIIDLAKRIGTYEISIEPGEDCCSFLMPRQPATWTRPGPIEAIEQGLDVKMLVEATLSRVDHERIEPS from the coding sequence ATGATCCCGCAATTGAAGCTGGTCGTGCACTACGCCGAGGTCGGGCTCAAGGGCCGCAATCGCCCGCGCTTCGAGAAGACGCTCTGTGAGAACCTGGTGCGCGCGCTGGCCCCTCTCGGGCGCGCCCGCGCGCGGCGGCTCTACGGGCGCATCCTGCTCGAGGCGCCGGAAGGGGCGGAGCTCGCGGCGATCGCCGCGCGGCTGGAGCGGGTCTTCGGCGTGGCGTACTTCAGTGTCGCCACGACCTTCGAGCCTACGCGCGAGGCGATCACGGCCGCAGTCGATGCGTACGTCGGGAGCCGCAGCTTCACGAGCTTCGGCGTGCGCGTGCGGCGCATCGACAAGGCGCTGCCGTTCCGCTCGAACGAGCTCGCGGGCGAGCTCGGCGCGCGCATCGCCGGGAAGACGGGCGCGCGCGTGGATCTGACGAGCCCCGAGCTCTGGGTGGACCTGCACCTGCTGCACGGCGAGGCGATCCTGCTGCACGAGCGCATCGCAGGCCCGGGCGGGCTGCCGGTCGGATGCTCGGGTCGCGCGCTCGCGCTGGTCTCGGGCGGGATCGATTCGCCGGTCGCCGCCTGGCTTCTCGCGAAGCGCGGTTGCCAGCTCTCCTTCGTTCACTTCCACAGCGCGCCCTGGACCAGCGACGCGTCGCAGCGGAAGGTGCGCGATGCGCTGACCCACCTGGCCGCCTGGACCGGCCCCGCGGATCTGTTCATGGTTCCGTTCGCGGAGCTGCAGCAGACGATCGTGCGGGACGCGCCCGCCGAGCCGCGCATCGTGCTCTACCGCCGATTCATGGTCCGGATCGCCGAAGCGATCGCCGAGCGCGTGGGGGCGCTGGCGCTGGTGACCGGAGACAGTGTCGGCCAGGTCTCGTCCCAGACTCTGGCGAACCTCGACACGATCAACCGGGCGGCTACCCTGCCGGTGCTCCGACCGCTCGTCGGGAGCGACAAGGGCGAGATCATCGACCTCGCCAAGCGGATCGGGACCTACGAGATCTCGATCGAGCCCGGCGAGGACTGCTGCAGCTTCCTGATGCCGCGGCAGCCCGCCACGTGGACAAGGCCCGGGCCGATCGAAGCGATCGAGCAGGGCCTGGACGTGAAGATGCTCGTCGAGGCGACACTGTCTCGCGTAGACCACGAGAGGATCGAGCCCAGCTGA
- a CDS encoding DEAD/DEAH box helicase, which yields MTDTGADTALPEELTGFETFAPEIQRAVAEMGWLSPMPVQRRVTPVMRRRRDLIAQAMTGSGKTGAFGLPSLEIIDPTLRAPQVLVLAPTRELALQIENEIKQMGKYLQLETVAVYGGTAYGPQLEAFGRGAQIVVATPGRLLDHLGSGNLKLDKLRVLVFDEADELLSLGFWPDMRELQKYLPKQRVTGLFSATMPQRVVSLARVFLTEPEFVSLTSGGVRAPEEIEHWHFIVAANEKEKALLRILRYEDPDSALIFCNTRDDVRFVTRFLQRNEIDADMIQGEMTQAAREAVMKRIKAGELRVLVATDVAARGIDISDLSHVISYTSPVTPEVYTHRTGRTGRAGKSGTAISLVSGLDIGNFRSLQKVNRIVIPERKLPTEAEVARREAERLGVDIEHHLRDIPLADRPAREETHLATVDALAVTPEGRRLLSAVLFEYLEHRHVATPVHEEKVEAPVEEDRGEPSRPRRRRRRGGGGGRSSR from the coding sequence ATGACAGACACCGGCGCCGACACGGCGCTCCCCGAAGAGTTGACCGGCTTCGAAACGTTCGCCCCGGAGATCCAGCGGGCGGTGGCCGAGATGGGGTGGCTCTCCCCGATGCCGGTCCAGCGGCGCGTGACCCCGGTCATGCGCCGGCGCAGGGATCTGATCGCGCAGGCGATGACCGGCAGCGGAAAGACCGGCGCCTTCGGTCTGCCCTCGCTCGAGATCATCGATCCGACGCTTCGCGCGCCGCAGGTGCTCGTGCTCGCGCCCACGCGCGAGCTCGCGCTGCAGATCGAGAACGAGATCAAGCAGATGGGCAAGTACCTCCAGCTGGAGACGGTCGCCGTCTATGGCGGCACCGCCTACGGGCCCCAGCTCGAGGCCTTCGGCCGCGGCGCGCAGATCGTCGTCGCGACCCCGGGCCGGCTCCTCGACCACCTCGGCTCCGGAAACCTGAAGCTCGACAAGCTTCGCGTGCTGGTCTTCGACGAGGCCGACGAGCTGCTCTCGCTCGGCTTCTGGCCCGACATGCGGGAGCTGCAGAAGTATCTGCCGAAGCAGCGCGTCACCGGCCTGTTCTCGGCCACGATGCCGCAGCGCGTGGTCTCGCTCGCGCGCGTGTTCCTGACCGAGCCCGAGTTCGTCTCGCTCACCTCGGGGGGAGTGCGCGCGCCCGAGGAGATCGAGCACTGGCATTTCATCGTCGCCGCGAACGAGAAGGAGAAGGCGCTGCTGCGCATCCTTCGCTACGAGGACCCCGACTCCGCGCTGATCTTCTGCAACACGCGCGACGACGTCCGCTTCGTCACGCGCTTCCTGCAGCGCAACGAGATCGACGCCGACATGATCCAGGGCGAGATGACGCAGGCCGCGCGCGAGGCCGTGATGAAGCGGATCAAGGCGGGCGAGCTGCGCGTGCTCGTCGCCACCGACGTCGCGGCGCGCGGCATCGACATCAGCGACCTGTCGCACGTGATCTCGTACACCTCGCCCGTCACGCCCGAGGTCTACACGCACCGCACCGGCCGCACCGGCCGTGCGGGGAAGTCGGGCACCGCGATCTCGCTGGTCTCGGGTCTCGACATCGGGAACTTCCGCTCGCTGCAGAAGGTGAACCGGATCGTGATTCCCGAGCGCAAGCTGCCGACCGAGGCCGAGGTCGCCAGGCGCGAGGCCGAGCGGCTCGGCGTCGACATCGAGCACCACCTTCGCGACATCCCGCTGGCCGACCGGCCCGCGCGCGAGGAGACGCATCTGGCCACCGTCGATGCGCTCGCGGTCACTCCCGAGGGACGGCGTCTGCTCTCGGCCGTTCTCTTCGAGTACCTCGAGCATCGTCACGTGGCGACGCCGGTGCATGAGGAGAAAGTCGAGGCTCCCGTCGAGGAGGATCGCGGGGAGCCGTCGCGCCCGCGCAGGCGCCGCCGCCGCGGTGGCGGCGGAGGCCGCAGCTCGCGCTAG
- a CDS encoding aldo/keto reductase: MKNRRLGRTGLTVSEICMGTMTFGSQADEKESHAILDRADAAGVDFYDVAEIYPVPPDPRWAGRSEEIVGRWLAKRGRRHDVFIATKIAGPSGGWFRAAVRGGRTSLDRHNVEQAIDASLTRLGTDYVDLYQTHWPDPDLPAEAVMEALDRAVQAGKVRYVGCSNESAYGLTKSLWASDRAGLVRYETIQNNFSLLNRRFEDELANVCRREKLGLLAYSPLAGGVLSGKYAGGAFPDGARFSAYRKDAVRGAVMTRRFVNEKTLASTERFAKIAADAGMPLVTLAIAWTLAHDFVGATILGATRVDQLEDSLKAADVTLSADVLAACDAVTRELLYPMG, translated from the coding sequence ATGAAGAATCGCAGGCTGGGCAGGACAGGACTCACGGTCTCCGAGATCTGCATGGGCACGATGACCTTCGGCAGTCAGGCCGACGAGAAGGAGAGCCACGCGATCCTCGATCGCGCCGACGCTGCCGGCGTCGACTTCTACGACGTGGCCGAGATCTACCCGGTGCCGCCCGATCCGCGCTGGGCCGGCAGGAGCGAGGAGATCGTCGGCCGCTGGCTCGCGAAGCGCGGCCGTCGCCACGACGTCTTCATCGCGACCAAGATCGCGGGTCCGAGCGGCGGCTGGTTCCGCGCCGCGGTTCGCGGCGGTCGCACGTCGCTGGACCGGCACAACGTCGAGCAGGCGATCGACGCGAGCCTGACTCGTCTCGGCACCGACTACGTCGATCTCTACCAGACCCACTGGCCCGACCCGGATCTCCCCGCCGAAGCGGTGATGGAGGCGCTCGACCGCGCCGTGCAGGCGGGAAAGGTCCGCTACGTCGGCTGCAGCAACGAGAGCGCCTACGGGCTGACCAAGAGTCTCTGGGCGTCCGACCGCGCGGGCCTGGTCCGCTACGAGACGATCCAGAACAACTTCTCGCTCCTGAACCGCCGCTTCGAGGACGAGCTCGCCAACGTCTGCCGGCGCGAGAAGCTCGGCCTGCTCGCGTACAGCCCGCTCGCGGGCGGCGTGCTCTCGGGGAAGTACGCCGGCGGCGCGTTTCCCGACGGCGCGCGCTTCTCGGCCTACCGCAAGGACGCCGTGCGCGGCGCGGTCATGACGCGTCGATTCGTGAACGAGAAGACGCTCGCCTCGACAGAGCGCTTCGCGAAGATCGCGGCCGACGCGGGAATGCCGCTCGTTACGCTCGCGATTGCCTGGACGCTCGCGCACGACTTCGTCGGCGCGACGATCCTCGGCGCGACCCGCGTCGATCAGCTCGAGGACTCGCTCAAGGCCGCGGACGTGACGCTCTCCGCCGACGTGCTCGCGGCCTGCGACGCGGTGACCCGCGAGCTGCTGTACCCGATGGGCTGA
- a CDS encoding sigma-70 family RNA polymerase sigma factor produces the protein MSEGAGGTVARGAELARVFDENRRFLFGLCYRMTGSAADADDLVQQTFERALQTPPARSQDPWRPWLVRVAMNLSRDELRRRKRRAYRGPWLPEPIEDDLLVEPAHEPASTSGRYELLESVSFAFLLALEALTPVQRAVLLLRDVLEYTGAETARALDLSEGNVRVIHHRARSAMTGYDTGRQPPTRDLGERTLEVMGRFMQALGARDVAAMEALLAGDVVTLTDTNGRYPAAGIAVVGANKVARFHAGIARLQVLQPRVEVRWLNSAPAILGYYDEPITDRFAPAFVTIGELDPAGRVRRIYTVLAPEKIERLLASSPGISPSGTAARGSPRRRPRARRRRASRPRP, from the coding sequence ATGAGCGAGGGGGCGGGCGGAACGGTCGCGCGCGGCGCGGAGCTGGCGCGGGTCTTCGACGAGAATCGCCGCTTCCTGTTCGGGCTCTGCTACCGCATGACCGGCAGCGCGGCGGACGCGGACGACCTTGTGCAGCAGACCTTCGAGCGCGCGCTGCAGACGCCGCCGGCGCGCTCGCAGGATCCGTGGCGCCCGTGGCTGGTGCGTGTGGCGATGAACCTGTCTCGCGACGAGCTGCGCCGGCGCAAGCGCCGCGCGTACCGCGGACCGTGGCTTCCCGAGCCGATCGAGGACGATCTGCTGGTCGAGCCCGCGCACGAACCGGCGTCGACGAGCGGGCGCTACGAGCTGCTCGAGAGCGTCTCGTTCGCGTTCCTGCTCGCGCTCGAGGCGCTCACGCCCGTACAGCGCGCGGTGTTGCTGCTCCGCGACGTGCTGGAGTACACGGGCGCGGAGACCGCACGAGCGCTCGATCTCTCGGAGGGGAACGTCCGGGTCATCCACCACCGCGCCCGAAGCGCGATGACCGGCTACGACACAGGCAGACAGCCGCCGACGCGCGATCTCGGCGAGCGCACGCTCGAGGTGATGGGCCGCTTCATGCAGGCGCTCGGCGCGCGCGACGTCGCAGCCATGGAAGCGCTGCTCGCCGGCGACGTCGTCACGCTCACCGACACGAACGGGCGTTACCCGGCGGCCGGGATCGCGGTCGTGGGCGCGAACAAGGTCGCGCGCTTCCACGCCGGCATCGCGCGCTTGCAAGTGTTGCAGCCCCGAGTCGAGGTGCGCTGGCTGAACTCCGCGCCGGCGATCCTCGGCTACTACGACGAGCCGATCACCGACCGCTTCGCGCCGGCGTTCGTGACGATCGGCGAGCTCGATCCCGCCGGCCGCGTGCGGCGCATCTACACGGTCCTCGCACCGGAGAAGATCGAGCGGCTGCTCGCGTCGAGCCCCGGAATCAGCCCATCGGGTACAGCAGCTCGCGGGTCACCGCGTCGCAGGCCGCGAGCACGTCGGCGGAGAGCGTCACGTCCGCGGCCTTGA
- a CDS encoding FAD-dependent oxidoreductase: MERTGSVAVVGGGIGGLAAAAFAARAGARVTLFERMAEPGGRARTRDEQGFLFNMGPHALYRGGPAEAALRELGIELSGASAPTSGALAIRGGRLHALPGGFVSLLSTGLLRLPEKLELARLLGAVPRIDTASLDGVTLAEYLHGELRHAGTRQVVEAVVRLTGYANAPELLSAGAAISQLALGTGAGVRYLDGGWQSLVDALERRARGAGVELRCGARVEGVEHDGRVRALRLGDGERVDFDAVILALGPAEASAVVDDGSNPLLCAAERACVPVRAACLDLGLERLPEPSRSFALGIDAPTYFSVHSSSARLAPDGRALIQAARYLAPGESPAREELEAGFDAMLDLVQPGWRKLARVRRVMRELVVVHDLPQASRGGLAGRTPVAVGGIANLFLAGDWVGPSGMLADASFASAREAASLAVAARGLGVAA; encoded by the coding sequence ATGGAGCGAACCGGATCGGTGGCGGTGGTGGGCGGCGGTATCGGCGGTCTGGCCGCGGCGGCATTCGCCGCGCGCGCCGGCGCGCGGGTGACTCTCTTCGAGCGCATGGCCGAGCCCGGGGGCCGCGCGCGGACGCGAGACGAGCAGGGCTTCCTGTTCAACATGGGGCCGCACGCGCTGTACCGCGGCGGGCCGGCCGAGGCGGCGCTGCGCGAGCTCGGCATCGAGCTCTCGGGCGCGAGCGCTCCGACCAGCGGAGCGCTCGCGATCCGCGGCGGGCGCCTGCACGCGCTTCCCGGCGGATTCGTCTCGCTGCTCTCGACCGGGCTGCTGCGGCTCCCCGAGAAGCTCGAGCTCGCGCGGCTTCTCGGGGCCGTGCCGCGCATCGACACCGCGTCACTCGACGGTGTCACGCTCGCGGAGTACCTGCACGGCGAGCTGCGCCACGCCGGCACGCGCCAGGTGGTCGAGGCCGTCGTGCGCCTGACCGGCTACGCGAACGCGCCCGAGCTGCTCTCCGCCGGCGCCGCGATCTCGCAGCTCGCGCTCGGGACCGGCGCGGGGGTGCGCTATCTGGACGGCGGCTGGCAGAGCCTGGTGGACGCGCTCGAGCGCCGCGCGCGGGGAGCGGGAGTCGAGCTTCGCTGCGGGGCGCGCGTGGAGGGAGTCGAGCACGACGGGCGGGTTCGCGCGCTTCGGCTCGGCGACGGCGAGCGCGTCGACTTCGACGCGGTGATCCTCGCGCTCGGGCCGGCCGAGGCGAGCGCGGTCGTGGACGACGGGAGCAATCCGCTCCTCTGCGCGGCCGAGCGGGCTTGCGTGCCGGTCCGCGCGGCGTGTCTGGACCTCGGGCTCGAGCGGCTGCCCGAGCCCAGTCGAAGCTTCGCGCTGGGAATCGATGCCCCGACCTATTTCTCGGTGCACTCGAGCTCGGCCCGCCTCGCGCCCGACGGGCGCGCGCTGATCCAGGCCGCGCGCTACCTCGCCCCCGGCGAGTCGCCAGCGCGCGAGGAGCTCGAGGCCGGCTTCGACGCGATGCTCGACCTGGTCCAGCCGGGCTGGCGCAAGCTTGCTCGGGTCCGGCGCGTGATGCGCGAGCTGGTCGTCGTGCACGACCTGCCGCAGGCGTCGCGCGGAGGCCTCGCGGGCCGGACTCCCGTCGCGGTGGGCGGGATCGCGAATCTGTTTCTCGCCGGAGACTGGGTCGGGCCGAGCGGCATGCTCGCCGACGCGAGCTTCGCCAGCGCCCGCGAGGCCGCGTCTCTCGCGGTCGCCGCGCGCGGCCTCGGCGTGGCCGCATGA
- a CDS encoding HAD family hydrolase yields MSPKRSAPPELVIFDCDGVLVDSEPISNRVLAQELTAIGLATTVESSMRDYMGHSWPACVEIFEARLGRALPPGFTEAFFERLEAALRAELRPVSGIHEALARIPTPICVASSGRRDKMQVTLGLTGLLPRFEGRIFSAADVARAKPWPDLFLHAAAALRAPPGACAVVEDSPRGVEAGIAAGMRVLGFAARTDPRELEAAGAEVFFDMLELPARLGLTSLSLTSDGV; encoded by the coding sequence ATGAGTCCGAAGCGCTCCGCGCCGCCTGAGCTCGTGATCTTCGACTGCGACGGCGTGCTGGTCGACAGCGAGCCGATCTCGAACCGGGTGCTGGCGCAGGAGCTCACGGCGATCGGGCTCGCGACCACGGTCGAGTCGTCGATGCGCGACTACATGGGCCACTCGTGGCCCGCGTGCGTGGAGATCTTCGAAGCCCGGCTCGGTCGCGCGCTTCCGCCCGGCTTCACGGAGGCCTTCTTCGAGCGGCTCGAGGCGGCGCTGCGCGCGGAGCTGCGACCGGTGTCGGGAATCCACGAGGCGCTGGCGCGGATTCCGACACCGATCTGCGTCGCGTCGAGCGGCCGGCGCGACAAGATGCAGGTGACGCTCGGCCTGACCGGGCTGCTGCCGCGCTTCGAGGGCCGGATCTTCAGCGCGGCCGACGTGGCCCGGGCCAAGCCCTGGCCCGATCTGTTCCTGCACGCCGCGGCGGCGCTGCGCGCTCCGCCCGGGGCCTGCGCGGTGGTCGAGGACAGCCCGCGCGGGGTCGAGGCCGGGATCGCGGCGGGGATGCGGGTGCTCGGCTTCGCGGCCCGAACCGACCCGCGCGAGCTCGAGGCGGCCGGCGCGGAGGTGTTCTTCGACATGCTCGAGCTGCCGGCGCGGCTCGGCCTGACGTCCCTCAGCCTGACGTCCGACGGGGTGTAA
- a CDS encoding response regulator transcription factor → MSMDERVLVVEDEEHLARGLAFNLEAEGYRVELLERGEAALARLADVSAPAIDLVLLDVMLPGISGFDVVSRLRKAENRVPVLLLTARDAAADIVRGLDLGADDYLTKPFSLPVLLARARTLLRRIQRPDEDSEPPAPFVVGSATVHPDRFELERGGRTISITAKEQALLLLLWSRRGTAVSRGEILQEVWDLNPDTRTRVVDTFVLRLRKLIEPDPSTPRHLLSVRSFGYKLVAEPAEA, encoded by the coding sequence ATGTCGATGGACGAACGCGTCCTCGTCGTTGAGGACGAGGAGCACCTCGCACGCGGCCTGGCCTTCAATCTGGAGGCCGAGGGATACCGCGTCGAGCTCCTGGAGCGCGGAGAAGCCGCGCTCGCGCGGCTCGCCGATGTGAGCGCGCCGGCGATCGATCTGGTTCTGCTCGACGTGATGCTGCCGGGCATCTCCGGCTTCGACGTCGTCTCGCGCCTGCGCAAGGCCGAGAATCGCGTCCCCGTGCTGCTGCTCACCGCGCGCGACGCGGCCGCCGACATCGTGCGCGGGCTCGACCTCGGCGCCGACGACTACCTGACCAAGCCGTTCTCGCTGCCGGTGCTGCTCGCGCGCGCTCGCACGCTGCTGCGCCGGATCCAGCGCCCGGACGAAGACAGCGAGCCGCCCGCGCCGTTCGTGGTCGGCAGCGCCACGGTCCACCCCGACCGCTTCGAGCTCGAGCGCGGCGGACGCACCATCTCGATCACGGCCAAGGAGCAGGCGCTCCTGCTCCTGCTCTGGTCGCGGCGAGGCACCGCGGTCTCGCGCGGCGAGATCCTGCAGGAGGTCTGGGATCTGAACCCCGACACGCGCACGCGCGTGGTCGACACCTTCGTGCTGCGGCTGCGCAAGCTGATCGAGCCGGATCCCTCCACTCCGCGCCACCTGCTCTCGGTGCGCTCGTTCGGATACAAGCTCGTCGCGGAGCCCGCCGAGGCATGA
- a CDS encoding sensor histidine kinase, with protein MRAAPRVSIPITLTVAIVVITVVLTIGWQILVVREFEAFAEGFTAVHWSLLILGSIFFTLIITVLILQAVWLVREIRLNQRQQNFMDAVTHELHTPLASLRLYLDTLRGHSLPESRRSEFLEIMADDLDRLQRTIDQILSAARTEPKRGSREPVEIARLLADCADDARERFGLAEKALTLEVPAGARVKGDAEQLRVAFRNLIDNAVRYAGEDVRVDVRVRPVSARKLEIEVADLGVGIPASGLDRVFQRFSRLQQETVRAARGLGLGLYIVRNVARAHGGSVRAESEGEGKGSRFILTLPGNVDGRTRPRR; from the coding sequence ATGCGCGCCGCCCCGCGAGTCTCGATCCCGATCACGCTCACCGTCGCCATCGTCGTGATCACGGTCGTGTTGACGATCGGCTGGCAGATCCTGGTCGTGCGCGAGTTCGAGGCCTTCGCCGAGGGATTCACCGCGGTCCACTGGTCGCTGCTGATCCTGGGCTCGATCTTCTTCACGCTGATCATCACCGTGCTGATCCTCCAGGCCGTCTGGCTGGTGCGCGAGATCCGCTTGAACCAGCGGCAGCAGAACTTCATGGACGCGGTGACGCACGAGCTGCACACGCCGCTGGCGTCGCTCCGGCTGTATCTCGACACGCTCCGCGGCCACTCGCTGCCCGAGTCGCGCCGGAGCGAGTTCCTGGAGATCATGGCCGACGACCTGGACCGGCTGCAGCGCACGATCGACCAGATCCTGAGCGCGGCGCGAACCGAGCCCAAGCGCGGCTCGCGCGAGCCGGTCGAGATCGCGCGGCTGCTCGCCGATTGCGCGGACGACGCGCGCGAGCGCTTCGGACTGGCGGAAAAGGCGCTCACGCTCGAGGTGCCGGCCGGAGCGCGCGTGAAGGGCGACGCGGAGCAGCTTCGAGTGGCGTTTCGGAACCTGATCGACAACGCGGTCCGCTACGCCGGCGAGGACGTGCGCGTGGACGTGCGCGTGCGCCCGGTGTCCGCGCGCAAGCTCGAGATCGAGGTCGCGGACCTGGGCGTGGGCATTCCAGCGTCCGGGCTCGATCGCGTGTTCCAGCGCTTCTCGCGCTTGCAGCAGGAGACGGTGCGCGCGGCGCGCGGCCTGGGCCTCGGGCTGTACATCGTTCGCAACGTCGCGCGCGCTCACGGCGGCAGCGTGCGCGCCGAGAGCGAGGGCGAGGGCAAGGGCAGCCGCTTCATCCTGACGCTTCCCGGAAATGTCGATGGACGAACGCGTCCTCGTCGTTGA